In a single window of the Gossypium hirsutum isolate 1008001.06 chromosome D02, Gossypium_hirsutum_v2.1, whole genome shotgun sequence genome:
- the LOC107887146 gene encoding uncharacterized protein isoform X2 has protein sequence MPHDRDWAPFHALISTPLLVAFELLLCIRLDSSYVVNLKIVFLPLLAFEMAILIDNIRMCRALMPGDEESMSDEVIWETLPHFWVAISMVFFIAATTFTLLKLCGDVAALGWWDLFINFGIAECFAFLVCTKWYNPTIHRNSHLGESSSSSMTIRHLDWNRGLVISSDEDSHHNSRICNLQDIGGHVMKIPFICFQIMLFMHLEGTPPSARNISTPILFSPLLLLQGAGVAHAAYRLIEKIVILLHSGAVSGRYIDISSKVREFFGFLHHGSRLLGWWSIDEGSKEEQARLYYSGASGYNTFSPDIVKKRPKSDLVEEIWRLQAALSEQTEVTKYSQQEFERLQYEKILCRVCFEEQICVVLLPCRHHVLCSTCCEKCKRCPICRVSIEERLPVYDV, from the exons ATGCCTCATGATCGCGAT TGGGCTCCCTTTCATGCTCTCATATCAACGCCATTGCTTGTTGCTTTTGAGCTACTTTTGTGTATACGTCTTGACAGCAGCTATG TTGTTAATTTGAAGATTGTCTTTCTTCCCCTGCTTGCATTTGAAATGGCTATTCTGATTGATAACATCAG GATGTGCAGAGCTTTGATGCCCGGAGATGAGGAAAGCATGAGTGACGAAGTGATATGGGAGACTCTTCCT CATTTTTGGGTTGCAATATCTATGGTCTTCTTTATTGCTGCCACAACTTTCACTCTTTTAAAGTTATGCG GTGATGTTGCAGCTCTAGGCTGGTgggatttatttataaattttgg TATTGCAGAGTGCTTTGCCTTTCTTGTTTGTACAAAGTGGTATAATCCAACAATTCATCGAAATTCTCACCTTGGAGAATCCAGCTCGTCTTCAATGACTATAAGACATCTGGACTGGAACAGAGGCTTGGTAATATCTTCTGATGAAGACAGCCACCATAACAGCAGAATATGCAACCTGCAGGATATTGGAGGACATGTTATGAAAATCCCATTTATTTGTTTCCAGATCATGCTTTTCATGCATTTAGAG GGAACACCACCTAGTGCAAGAAATATATCAACTCCAATTCTTTTTTCTCCCCTTCTGCTGCTGCAAGGAGCTGGGGTTGCTCATGCTGCGTATAGATTGATTGAGAAAATTGTTATTTTACTACATAGTGGAGCTGTTTCTGGAAGATACATTGATATATCATCAAAAGTTCGTGAATTTTTTGGGTTCTTGCACCATGGGTCAAG GTTACTGGGTTGGTGGTCAATTGATGAAGGAAGTAAAGAGGAACAAGCTAGACTTTACTATTCAGGGGCATCTGG ATATAACACTTTCTCACCTGATATTGTGAAGAAAAGACCAAAATCAGATCTTGTTGAGGAG ATTTGGAGATTACAAGCTGCACTCAGTGAGCAGACTGAAGTCACCAAGTACAGCCAGCAGGAGTTTGAAAGACTTCAATAT GAAAAGATTCTGTGTAGAGTTTGCTTTGAGGAACAAATATGTGTAGTCCTGCTGCCTTGTAGACATCATGTTCTCTGCAG CACTTGCTGTGAGAAGTGCAAAAGGTGTCCAATCTGCCGTGTTTCTATTGAAGAGCGACTGCCAGTCTATGATGTCTAG
- the LOC107887146 gene encoding uncharacterized protein isoform X1 has translation MLVERRRVMTWRRVGKSLQALVAHALLFSFTLLLALKLHHALSYSWWVVFSPLWLFHATVARGRFSLPAPSMPHDRDWAPFHALISTPLLVAFELLLCIRLDSSYVVNLKIVFLPLLAFEMAILIDNIRMCRALMPGDEESMSDEVIWETLPHFWVAISMVFFIAATTFTLLKLCGDVAALGWWDLFINFGIAECFAFLVCTKWYNPTIHRNSHLGESSSSSMTIRHLDWNRGLVISSDEDSHHNSRICNLQDIGGHVMKIPFICFQIMLFMHLEGTPPSARNISTPILFSPLLLLQGAGVAHAAYRLIEKIVILLHSGAVSGRYIDISSKVREFFGFLHHGSRLLGWWSIDEGSKEEQARLYYSGASGYNTFSPDIVKKRPKSDLVEEIWRLQAALSEQTEVTKYSQQEFERLQYEKILCRVCFEEQICVVLLPCRHHVLCSTCCEKCKRCPICRVSIEERLPVYDV, from the exons ATGTTGGTAGAGAGAAGGAGAGTGATGACCTGGAGGAGAGTGGGGAAGTCGCTGCAGGCGCTGGTAGCCCATGCCTTGCTCTTCTCTTTCACCCTCTTGCTCGCTCTCAAGCTTCATCATGCCCTGTCTTACTCTTGGTG GGTTGTATTTTCCCCTTTATGGCTTTTTCATGCAACTGTAGCACGTGGCAGGTTTTCTTTGCCTGCTCCATCAATGCCTCATGATCGCGAT TGGGCTCCCTTTCATGCTCTCATATCAACGCCATTGCTTGTTGCTTTTGAGCTACTTTTGTGTATACGTCTTGACAGCAGCTATG TTGTTAATTTGAAGATTGTCTTTCTTCCCCTGCTTGCATTTGAAATGGCTATTCTGATTGATAACATCAG GATGTGCAGAGCTTTGATGCCCGGAGATGAGGAAAGCATGAGTGACGAAGTGATATGGGAGACTCTTCCT CATTTTTGGGTTGCAATATCTATGGTCTTCTTTATTGCTGCCACAACTTTCACTCTTTTAAAGTTATGCG GTGATGTTGCAGCTCTAGGCTGGTgggatttatttataaattttgg TATTGCAGAGTGCTTTGCCTTTCTTGTTTGTACAAAGTGGTATAATCCAACAATTCATCGAAATTCTCACCTTGGAGAATCCAGCTCGTCTTCAATGACTATAAGACATCTGGACTGGAACAGAGGCTTGGTAATATCTTCTGATGAAGACAGCCACCATAACAGCAGAATATGCAACCTGCAGGATATTGGAGGACATGTTATGAAAATCCCATTTATTTGTTTCCAGATCATGCTTTTCATGCATTTAGAG GGAACACCACCTAGTGCAAGAAATATATCAACTCCAATTCTTTTTTCTCCCCTTCTGCTGCTGCAAGGAGCTGGGGTTGCTCATGCTGCGTATAGATTGATTGAGAAAATTGTTATTTTACTACATAGTGGAGCTGTTTCTGGAAGATACATTGATATATCATCAAAAGTTCGTGAATTTTTTGGGTTCTTGCACCATGGGTCAAG GTTACTGGGTTGGTGGTCAATTGATGAAGGAAGTAAAGAGGAACAAGCTAGACTTTACTATTCAGGGGCATCTGG ATATAACACTTTCTCACCTGATATTGTGAAGAAAAGACCAAAATCAGATCTTGTTGAGGAG ATTTGGAGATTACAAGCTGCACTCAGTGAGCAGACTGAAGTCACCAAGTACAGCCAGCAGGAGTTTGAAAGACTTCAATAT GAAAAGATTCTGTGTAGAGTTTGCTTTGAGGAACAAATATGTGTAGTCCTGCTGCCTTGTAGACATCATGTTCTCTGCAG CACTTGCTGTGAGAAGTGCAAAAGGTGTCCAATCTGCCGTGTTTCTATTGAAGAGCGACTGCCAGTCTATGATGTCTAG